Genomic window (Vampirovibrionales bacterium):
GCGCTCGCCATAAAAAGGCATACGTGCGTCCCATTTCGCGCCACTGGGCCGAAATGCTGTTGTCGCGGCAGTTGGCGACGGCCGCAAGGGGCAGCAGGCATCCGAGACACTGGAAACTGAGCAGCCCGACCAGTCCCGCTCCCATCATCATGAATAAAGCGCTGCCGATCACAATGGGAATAAACGGGAATGCGCTGAAAGAGGCTACCATCGGCGCCAGCAGACCGGCTGCCAGCATCGAAAATAAAATGATGCCCAGCGTCAGAACGGCCCAGTCGGCGATTAAAAAGAAAAAACCCGTGACAATCAACGCGATGGCAACGCTGATAAAGCCCGGCGCCTTGCCCAAAAGCTCCTGAACCGCCTGGCGAATGGGAATCGGCGGCCGTAATTCAATCGTGGCGCGATATAAACGGCTTAAGACGACGAAGGACCCGGCTCGCAAAAAAAACTCAATCGTTATTAGAATCAGCGCGATGCCGTAACATATTCCCAGCGTCCAGAGATAGGAGCCCCCTGATCGCGCACTGGCGGAAAACGACGAGGGAATCGCGACGAGAACGCCTGCAACGCCGTTCAGGAGCAACGACGGCAACATCACGGAGACGCTGCGCCGTATGTCGCCGCGAAACAGATTCCAGGCTCGCCCGATGAGCGTTCCAACCCCTACGCTGTCGTAGGGCGCGGGCATAAAAGCCCCTGCAGGCGTCGTCGCGCTCATTGCGAACGTCCTTTTCTGGATGGGCCGGGCGTCGTGCGCGCTGCATCTGCGAGGGCTTGTGAGAAGGAGCGAATTGGCGTGAATGCGTAACCGCATTGGGGCGAGAGTTGCCCGCCCAACAAAACGCCTTTCTCCGACGGGTAAGTCCGGCAGAACCCCGGTCGTGAAGCGTATTGGGCGCATCGGTTTTCATCGGTCAGATGATGACACCGGAAACGCACGCCATGGTCGGTCTCATCCAGCGGCTCAAACGAGCCGTATTCAGGGTTTTCGGCCTGTAGTCGCCGAAAATCTCCCACCGTGGCGATGGGTTTTTCGTCATGGAGCAGGTAGATATTGCGGCAACAATCGCCGCAGGAATGGCATTCTCCCCGCCGAACGGTGTAACGGCCCTGAATTTCTCCCGTCTGCGGGCCGCCGCCCGATTCGCCGCAGACAAACGACGTGATCATTTCAAGCATGTCTGCCATTGTACGGGGTTTGCCGCCCGCTGCCAACGCGCCTGACGAGCGTCCTGTCTTCCCGGCGTCCTGTCTTCGCCGGGCCTGAAACGCATCGCCGGACTTCTTTGAAGGAGGGACTCTATTTTAGGAGCGATGGCCCTAAAATGCGCTTCTTCAAGTAGTGCGATCTGTTTGATCCTCTTGACATGCTGTGTCAAGACTTCCCTCGCATTTAAAGCAGGCGTAGGATCGAAATCAGGTGATCGACGCAGGTAATGAGCGACCCGGAAAGGCGGCCTTGATGACCGCCATGTAAAGAACAAGTCTCGCCCCGCGAGAAACGCCGAGGCGATCATGCGTGGGTTTTGAAGGTCGATCGTGATGATTGCATCTCTCGAAGATTGCTCTGGAAGATCGATCTCTGGGAGGAGGCCTCCCCCCACCCGATGGTCGATTCCCTCCCCTGCGGCATCCCCTACAATAAAACCAGTCAGGATGACCGTCGTGTTGTGGATCGTCGGGATGATCGCTTCGGAGGCGTTTGAAATTATGTCTTCTCATGAACCCATTGCCCAAGGGTCGACGGCGGGCATTCGCTATTCTTCGCGCCTGATGGCTGCGCTTAACCGCTTTACAGGTAATCTGGCCGCAGAGGCTCCCAATCCGATGGTTCATAAATATGGCAGGGCGTATGATCACCTCATCGCAGCCGACGCCCTGCGTTATCGAGAAGAGTTGGACGCTGCGCTGACGGAATACCGCCAGGCGATCGACCTGCGTCAGGATTTTGTGGAGGCGCATATTGGCGTGGGCAAATGCCTGCGGCGCAAGGGGGAATTTCAGGATGCGGTCGGCGCGTTTAAACGCGCGCTGTCGCAGAACGCCTTTAATAAGGAAGTCCACCTGGATATTGGCAAGTGCTATAACGATCTGGGCTTGGTCAAGCAGGCAATTGCCCACTATGAGCGCGCCGTCAAGCTCGATCCGACTTTTCTGGAAGCCAAGTTCGGCCTGGCGCTCATTGTGGAGCTTCAGGGCGATACGACTTACGCCATGCGCCTGTACAAAGAAATTGTCGCGCTGGATGAAGAGTTCCTGCCCGCTTACAACAATCTCGGCAGTATTCACTTGCGCCTATGCGCCTACGACGACGCGCGCAAAGTGTTTGAAGAACTTGTCGAGCGCTCGCCCGAATTCGGCCGTGGCCATTTGGGATTGGCGCTGACGCTCGATCGCATGGGCTCTCGACGTGAAGCGCTGACCGCCTATCACCGGGTGCTGACGCTCAAACCCACGGCGCGAAACGCTGAATTCATCCAACGACGTATCGTGGCGCTGAACACCGAGCTGGGTCGCTCCAAAACCCGCAACGGCGCGATGATGGTGCGTGTGAAATAGGCTGTCGCCTGCGCTGCTTTAGGCTTCTTCAGAATAAAACAGTTCAGGCCCGCGATGGCGTTGCCTTGGACGATTCCAGCGCAAGCAACGCGCGTTTGACTTCCAGCCCCTGGGTTCCCTGATACCCACCAAGGCCTCCGTCTGCCGTAATCACACGGTGACACGGAACGACAATAGGCAGCGGATTGCGTCGGTTTGCCTGGCCAATCGCTCGCGATGCGCCTGGTTTGTTCAGTTGACGCGCGATCTCGGCGTAAGAACGCGTTTGGCCATAGGGGATCGCTTTGAGGGCGCGCCAGACGTCTTTCTGAAAAGGCGTGCCGTCTTCTTCGCTTATCGCCAAACCATCGAACGCTTGCGCATCGCCAGCGAAATATCGTCGAAACCTGCCGACAATCTCTGTCATTTCGGCAGAAAGGCCATCATAAGAAAGCGGCGCATCGGATGGCAGAAAATCGACGGCAGCCAGCGCCCCATCGCTTAGGCGCAAGCCCAGGCGACCCAAGGGAGTGTCAATCACAGCGGCTTCGACAGTTTTTTCAATTGTCTGCTTCCTAACTGCGGAATCGGACGCCTTGATAGAACCCATGCCAGCAACCTCCCAGTAACAGGGCGTGATGCAGCCAGAGTGGGCCCATAACGGGCAAACTGGCATCAAACGAGTACAGGAACACGCCCGGCGGAAAAAATACCATCATAGTATACGCCCAATACGCCAAGATTCCTCCTGCGACGCTGGCCATCGTCACCACTGCCATTCGCCGCGATAACTTGTTGCCGCTGGCGCGTTGAATCAGCTTGCCAATCAGCATGCCGCCCAAATACGCCGCAACCAGCGTGATCCATGACCACCCCATGGCAAATGACTCTGTCGCCCAGCAGGCAGCCGCCCCGGCGACCATGCCGAGCGAGATGGCCACGGCGTATTGCATTGGGGAGGCTTTCAGGACATGGCTTTCAGTTTTGTTGACGCACGTCTTGCACTTCAGCCCGACCGGACATGTCACCATGCATTTGGGGCAAATGGGCTTTTCGCACTGCGAACATTGCAAGCGCGTTTCAGTATGCGGATGAGCGGCGCAGCGCATGGCGCATGATCTCTATCGAATCAGAAGGGCAATGGAGTTAAAGCCCCGTGTGGCAAAGAGTGCAAGCATTAGCAGACCCATCGCCCAGCAATAAATGGCGAAGGCTTTTAAGCCGTGGGTAGCCACGTAGCGAATGAAATATTTGATGCAGAAATAGCCCACGATAGCCGAAACGGCCACGCCGGTGAGCATCACGGGCCAGTTAAAATGTCC
Coding sequences:
- a CDS encoding YkgJ family cysteine cluster protein, producing the protein MADMLEMITSFVCGESGGGPQTGEIQGRYTVRRGECHSCGDCCRNIYLLHDEKPIATVGDFRRLQAENPEYGSFEPLDETDHGVRFRCHHLTDENRCAQYASRPGFCRTYPSEKGVLLGGQLSPQCGYAFTPIRSFSQALADAARTTPGPSRKGRSQ
- a CDS encoding tetratricopeptide repeat protein encodes the protein MTVVLWIVGMIASEAFEIMSSHEPIAQGSTAGIRYSSRLMAALNRFTGNLAAEAPNPMVHKYGRAYDHLIAADALRYREELDAALTEYRQAIDLRQDFVEAHIGVGKCLRRKGEFQDAVGAFKRALSQNAFNKEVHLDIGKCYNDLGLVKQAIAHYERAVKLDPTFLEAKFGLALIVELQGDTTYAMRLYKEIVALDEEFLPAYNNLGSIHLRLCAYDDARKVFEELVERSPEFGRGHLGLALTLDRMGSRREALTAYHRVLTLKPTARNAEFIQRRIVALNTELGRSKTRNGAMMVRVK
- a CDS encoding methylated-DNA--[protein]-cysteine S-methyltransferase, which gives rise to MGSIKASDSAVRKQTIEKTVEAAVIDTPLGRLGLRLSDGALAAVDFLPSDAPLSYDGLSAEMTEIVGRFRRYFAGDAQAFDGLAISEEDGTPFQKDVWRALKAIPYGQTRSYAEIARQLNKPGASRAIGQANRRNPLPIVVPCHRVITADGGLGGYQGTQGLEVKRALLALESSKATPSRA